In a single window of the Deltaproteobacteria bacterium genome:
- a CDS encoding site-specific DNA-methyltransferase has product MQSTLHRLINGDARELSFLKPESVHLVVTSPPYWNLKRYNENPDQLGHVQDYETFLSELEKVWRHIFRVLVPGGRMVCVVGDVCVARRNFGRHLVFPLHADISVICRRIGFDNLNPIIWHKIANASYEVTNGSKFLGKPYEPNAIIKNDMEFILMQRKPGGYRKPTEAQRRASKLTKEEFARWFQQIWNITGASTKHHPAPFPLELATRLVRMFSFVGDTVLDPFCGTGTTMIAALRTSRNSIGIEIDPEYCRMTARYLKVESSDLFSKINLQFEKISAEQEYSVMEDQALYEVRPAKKKLD; this is encoded by the coding sequence ATGCAGTCAACTCTCCACAGACTAATCAACGGTGATGCAAGGGAATTGTCTTTTCTGAAGCCTGAGTCGGTTCACCTTGTTGTTACATCTCCTCCGTATTGGAACCTCAAGCGTTACAATGAAAACCCGGATCAGCTCGGCCACGTTCAGGACTATGAAACATTTCTCTCGGAGTTGGAGAAGGTCTGGCGACACATTTTCCGCGTACTCGTTCCTGGCGGGCGCATGGTTTGTGTCGTAGGGGACGTTTGTGTTGCGCGGCGTAATTTTGGTCGGCATCTTGTGTTTCCGCTTCATGCAGATATTTCTGTCATCTGTCGTCGAATTGGCTTTGACAACCTGAATCCCATCATCTGGCATAAGATCGCAAATGCCTCGTATGAAGTTACAAATGGCTCCAAGTTTCTCGGCAAACCATACGAACCTAACGCCATCATTAAGAACGATATGGAATTCATCCTCATGCAGAGGAAACCTGGCGGGTATAGAAAACCGACGGAGGCACAGCGAAGGGCAAGCAAATTAACCAAAGAGGAGTTTGCCCGCTGGTTCCAACAAATATGGAACATAACGGGGGCTTCAACAAAACACCACCCGGCGCCGTTTCCTTTGGAACTGGCAACACGATTGGTACGCATGTTTTCATTCGTCGGAGATACTGTGCTTGATCCATTTTGTGGTACAGGCACGACAATGATTGCGGCCTTAAGGACAAGCCGTAACAGTATTGGGATTGAGATTGATCCTGAATATTGCAGGATGACGGCACGATACCTGAAAGTCGAAAGCTCGGATCTCTTCTCAAAAATCAATCTCCAATTTG
- a CDS encoding restriction endonuclease has product MNNHEIAKQMADRTAKAVAHYWQTRAVQWKKQEAGGKADQGLRSAVTGGAQMDGFIDLFTSLVAEAGIPRQYVFRKKAVALPGFFRPTKEWDLLIVRDRTLVAAIETKSQVGPSFGNNFNNRTEEAMGSALDLWTAFRERAYLESPQPFLGYFFMLEDCDASNRPVSVQEHHFKVFPEFVGASYMRRYELFCRKLVLERHYTASAFLTSTSQDGLNGEFKTPADDLSIERFARILIAHVATFA; this is encoded by the coding sequence ATGAATAATCACGAAATTGCGAAACAGATGGCAGATCGTACCGCCAAAGCAGTCGCTCACTACTGGCAAACAAGGGCTGTCCAGTGGAAGAAACAAGAAGCAGGTGGCAAAGCCGACCAAGGTCTGCGTAGTGCCGTTACTGGCGGTGCTCAGATGGATGGATTTATCGACCTCTTTACATCGCTTGTCGCTGAGGCAGGAATTCCCCGCCAATACGTGTTCAGAAAGAAAGCTGTTGCGCTACCTGGTTTTTTCCGACCCACCAAGGAATGGGACCTTCTTATTGTCCGTGATCGGACATTGGTCGCCGCTATTGAAACCAAATCACAGGTTGGTCCATCTTTTGGCAACAACTTCAACAACAGGACAGAAGAGGCGATGGGAAGCGCTCTTGACCTTTGGACGGCATTCCGTGAGCGAGCATACTTGGAAAGCCCCCAACCTTTTCTGGGCTATTTCTTCATGTTGGAGGACTGTGATGCATCCAACCGTCCTGTCAGTGTCCAGGAGCATCACTTCAAGGTGTTTCCCGAATTCGTTGGCGCATCATACATGCGTCGGTATGAACTGTTCTGCCGAAAACTGGTTCTGGAACGTCATTACACCGCCTCCGCCTTCCTCACTTCGACTAGCCAAGACGGCTTGAATGGGGAATTCAAAACCCCTGCGGATGATCTTTCAATCGAACGTTTCGCAAGAATCCTCATCGCCCATGTGGCGACCTTTGCGTGA